One stretch of Pedobacter riviphilus DNA includes these proteins:
- a CDS encoding fasciclin domain-containing protein, with amino-acid sequence MELIDMMMKKNYKTLLFLIICVLSVLTSCKKYYIETGVHEAKYNGNIMQYMEEKKPFFDSTLTVIKLAGLADVISKENITFFAPPSGSIFKSVKGLNVRLRSTGKDTVSQLSQIKPEVWKNILSQYIFKGSNRLKDYPQRDTLSYLAFPGQGYTSYSGRIMNIGVIFNDAVVYSDKGEELSRVAYAGYRQLYLAYIPDLSNPQVALVNIPIATSDIQPTNGVLHVLTKIRHNFGFNTNVFIEQAISAGINPPTK; translated from the coding sequence TTGGAACTAATAGATATGATGATGAAAAAGAATTATAAAACACTGCTGTTTTTAATAATTTGCGTATTATCAGTTTTAACCAGCTGTAAAAAATACTATATAGAAACGGGTGTACATGAAGCAAAATATAACGGCAATATTATGCAGTACATGGAAGAGAAGAAGCCGTTTTTCGATTCAACCCTAACGGTGATTAAACTGGCTGGTTTGGCAGATGTGATCAGCAAAGAGAATATCACATTTTTTGCACCGCCAAGCGGTTCGATCTTTAAATCCGTTAAGGGCTTAAATGTAAGGTTGAGATCAACTGGTAAAGATACCGTTTCTCAATTATCGCAAATAAAACCTGAAGTATGGAAGAATATATTATCACAATATATATTTAAGGGTAGCAACCGTTTAAAAGATTATCCTCAGCGTGATACTTTATCTTACCTTGCTTTTCCTGGTCAGGGCTATACGTCTTATAGCGGCAGGATTATGAATATTGGGGTAATTTTTAATGATGCGGTGGTGTATAGCGATAAAGGCGAAGAACTTTCAAGAGTGGCTTATGCCGGTTACCGCCAATTGTATCTTGCCTATATTCCCGATCTGTCTAATCCTCAGGTAGCATTAGTCAATATTCCAATTGCTACATCAGATATTCAGCCTACCAATGGCGTTTTGCATGTGCTAACAAAGATCAGGCATAATTTCGGCTTTAATACCAATGTTTTTATCGAGCAGGCCATATCAGCGGGTATTAATCCACCAACAAAATAG
- a CDS encoding RagB/SusD family nutrient uptake outer membrane protein produces the protein MKNTKYIILIAALVFSAFGCKKFLNVTPIEAQSGNNFWKTREDVEGFTNGIYSRLKSKVAGTPTFFNNDDRAFFPALEMRGNKVAIGSLSNDGANTFIALTNNNMKFLVASSGRFNGMMKNIMSWKEWYDVVAAANILYFEVDKVPSSSLPDADKKRYKAEAVFLRNLSYMFICKLFGDAIYYTDAYHSTAQGRTPQVTVLNKCIEDMAAAKNDLPTFYNDATSNGFRPTRASAVALLMHLNMWAAAWDTGVKTKYYDAVKTLATELDTYSNYKILPITPANTLKIFKGRSSENLFGILQDFNYGEGFSLPASLSYYLSHYPYQGNVTKTQSSIAYSTDYIRKLYPPGSPDARITTWFENYDAQGGAFQFKKFANIYSTGSGSAISITSDDSAIIFRLPDCYLLTAEALAELGDEGGARDFANRVTVAANAPMITQSGQDLKDEIYKERCRELIGEGQFFFDLVRTKRVLNSDFTNAPISVANLNAGAWTWPLTITTAERSANPGLIGNNFWN, from the coding sequence ATGAAAAATACAAAATACATAATTCTGATTGCTGCACTGGTTTTTAGTGCTTTTGGCTGTAAGAAATTTCTAAATGTAACACCAATTGAAGCGCAGAGTGGGAACAACTTTTGGAAAACCCGTGAAGATGTAGAAGGATTTACAAACGGCATTTACTCACGATTAAAATCGAAAGTGGCAGGTACACCAACTTTCTTTAACAATGATGACCGCGCATTTTTTCCTGCATTAGAAATGAGGGGCAATAAAGTTGCCATAGGAAGCTTAAGTAACGATGGTGCTAATACTTTTATTGCACTTACTAATAACAATATGAAATTTCTTGTTGCCAGTTCCGGAAGATTCAATGGTATGATGAAAAACATCATGAGTTGGAAAGAATGGTACGATGTAGTTGCTGCGGCCAACATCTTATACTTCGAAGTTGATAAAGTACCATCATCAAGTTTGCCCGATGCCGATAAAAAACGCTATAAAGCAGAGGCTGTATTTTTGCGCAACCTCAGCTACATGTTTATCTGTAAATTATTCGGTGATGCCATTTATTATACAGATGCTTATCACAGTACTGCACAGGGCAGAACACCACAAGTAACCGTATTGAACAAGTGCATCGAAGATATGGCTGCAGCAAAAAATGATCTGCCTACTTTCTACAACGATGCCACATCAAACGGTTTCAGACCTACAAGAGCATCAGCAGTAGCACTGTTAATGCATTTAAACATGTGGGCTGCAGCATGGGATACCGGAGTTAAAACCAAATATTACGATGCGGTAAAAACATTGGCTACCGAACTGGATACTTATAGTAATTATAAGATACTGCCGATTACCCCAGCCAATACCCTTAAAATTTTTAAAGGAAGAAGTTCTGAAAACCTGTTCGGTATTTTGCAGGATTTTAACTATGGAGAAGGATTTTCTTTGCCTGCAAGTTTGTCGTATTACTTGTCGCATTATCCATATCAGGGCAATGTAACTAAAACGCAAAGTTCTATAGCTTATTCAACCGATTATATCCGTAAACTTTATCCTCCGGGATCTCCAGATGCAAGGATAACCACCTGGTTTGAAAACTATGATGCTCAAGGCGGAGCGTTCCAGTTTAAAAAATTTGCAAATATTTATTCAACCGGCTCAGGCAGTGCAATATCCATTACCAGCGATGATAGTGCCATCATTTTCAGGTTGCCTGATTGCTATTTATTAACTGCCGAAGCGCTTGCAGAACTTGGCGACGAAGGTGGAGCAAGAGATTTTGCAAATAGGGTAACTGTAGCTGCCAATGCACCAATGATAACGCAAAGCGGACAGGATCTAAAAGACGAAATATATAAAGAAAGATGTAGGGAGCTAATTGGCGAAGGACAGTTCTTTTTCGATCTGGTAAGAACAAAGAGGGTATTGAATTCTGATTTCACCAATGCACCTATATCGGTAGCTAACCTAAATGCAGGTGCCTGGACATGGCCGCTTACCATTACTACTGCCGAGCGTAGTGCAAACCCGGGTTTAATTGGCAATAATTTTTGGAACTAA
- a CDS encoding LamG-like jellyroll fold domain-containing protein, translating into MKKGFTLTATFKYFGLCLVFGIFLMATGCNKDFENTLPQNFRNDTLGLGAGKKVLYIVLDGVTGAAIKALAPTNLAQINAKATYTYEGLADNKYNVITNASAWTTMLTGYDYTKHNVTSEDFSGLNLQTTPTVFTRIKSSLNNARTVSIASTTIFNDKLAGDATIKQNVADDAAVKTGVVTELTSNNPSMVVAQFHSAETAGLANGYTAATPAYAAAIKSIDGYIGEILTALKARKGYAGENWLVVIASNKGGGPSGGTPGSNIFNDVSRNAYIAFYNPRFSSVLISQPDPNSYPFVGTGPRFIATTNSNVTAIQNNTAIGNFGTTGDFTFMFKFRDDYGQANYYPMFLAKRNAFNSVSSTGWGFLFGANSAQLDWGGSPRPGFGIDIRDGRWHTVAFTIGLLNGVRTLTLYVDGLTRYSGSINGRNIDNNIPLRLGGDVGTNGDTQTNLLIRDVALFNVAMSATDVAAIMRTQIKPSTPFYNNLLGFWPGNETSGTAMLDQSGKGNNFTYSSNVTFAGFEEISPNISPDISPAAYLSVPNGVDIPLLIYNWLNIAVSPQWGLTGRLYIPTVSLPTN; encoded by the coding sequence ATGAAAAAAGGATTTACATTAACAGCAACCTTTAAATACTTTGGCCTTTGCCTGGTATTTGGAATATTCCTTATGGCCACTGGGTGTAATAAGGATTTTGAAAATACATTACCACAAAATTTCAGAAACGATACGCTAGGTTTGGGGGCTGGTAAAAAGGTACTTTATATCGTTTTGGATGGTGTAACCGGTGCAGCAATAAAAGCGCTAGCACCCACTAACCTGGCTCAGATTAATGCCAAAGCCACTTACACTTACGAAGGTTTGGCTGATAATAAATATAACGTAATTACCAATGCATCAGCCTGGACAACCATGTTAACCGGTTACGATTATACAAAGCACAATGTAACCAGTGAAGATTTTTCTGGTTTAAACCTGCAAACTACTCCTACAGTTTTCACGAGGATTAAAAGTTCGCTCAATAATGCAAGAACGGTTTCAATTGCCTCAACAACGATTTTTAACGATAAACTGGCGGGTGATGCAACAATCAAACAAAATGTAGCAGATGATGCTGCAGTAAAAACCGGCGTGGTTACCGAGTTAACCAGTAACAATCCATCAATGGTAGTGGCACAGTTTCATAGTGCTGAAACTGCGGGATTGGCTAATGGTTATACCGCTGCTACACCTGCTTATGCAGCCGCTATAAAAAGTATAGATGGTTACATTGGCGAAATATTAACAGCGCTAAAAGCCAGAAAGGGATATGCTGGAGAAAACTGGTTGGTGGTAATTGCTTCAAATAAAGGTGGCGGTCCATCTGGCGGTACGCCGGGATCAAATATTTTTAATGATGTCTCACGAAATGCTTATATCGCTTTTTATAATCCCCGCTTTTCGTCGGTATTGATTTCACAGCCAGATCCCAATAGCTATCCATTTGTTGGTACGGGTCCGCGTTTTATCGCAACAACCAATTCTAATGTTACCGCTATTCAAAATAATACCGCGATTGGTAATTTTGGTACCACAGGCGATTTTACCTTTATGTTCAAATTTAGGGACGATTACGGACAGGCAAATTATTACCCAATGTTTTTGGCAAAAAGAAATGCTTTTAACTCCGTTTCATCTACCGGATGGGGCTTTCTGTTCGGTGCTAACTCTGCACAGTTAGATTGGGGAGGTTCTCCACGTCCGGGTTTTGGTATCGATATCCGTGATGGACGCTGGCACACTGTAGCCTTTACCATTGGCCTGTTAAACGGTGTAAGAACGCTTACGCTATATGTTGATGGACTAACCAGGTATTCAGGATCTATAAATGGAAGAAATATTGATAACAACATTCCCCTTAGGTTGGGTGGTGACGTAGGGACCAATGGCGATACGCAAACCAATCTTTTAATTAGGGATGTAGCCTTGTTTAACGTAGCCATGTCTGCAACTGATGTAGCGGCAATTATGAGAACACAGATTAAACCGAGTACGCCGTTTTACAACAATTTGTTAGGTTTCTGGCCAGGAAATGAAACAAGCGGTACCGCAATGTTAGATCAATCGGGCAAAGGGAACAATTTTACTTACAGCAGTAACGTAACATTTGCAGGTTTTGAAGAAATTTCGCCAAACATCTCGCCCGATATTTCTCCTGCAGCATACCTTTCGGTGCCTAATGGTGTCGATATTCCACTACTTATTTACAATTGGTTAAATATTGCTGTTTCACCTCAATGGGGTTTAACAGGCAGGTTATATATCCCAACTGTATCATTACCGACTAATTAA
- a CDS encoding DUF5008 domain-containing protein produces the protein MLTNIKYKFKLFLFGTICLTTAFVSCKKEKGIGEDPYAGGKKPLDLTFVSKTIEPDVVNAGDVLTVRVKGLSKYINDFKVYVNEIEAEVVTASTNDSTLTFKVPLTASTGSMWITSQGQSFFGPIVKVGGKVSVDASWKVINGATNNSNNGFSLSTIYDIEALPGGNYFLGGAFNDFELNGTEKLPIGGIAQILGNGAYSTSGVNFGKGAGGADKSIYSITRIPTGSQAGKYIIGGSFTSFNSTRINRQTLNNVARLNSNGTLDSLILRNVINPKPQETYKNGDTISAFNAGVDGFIRKTFVFNEQVYLVGNFNNYKRMYLPNSSYDEKVYDYTRMRQVVRVNMDGSMDSTFHYNKSTRQSAIGANGVILDAMMQNDGKLILVGTFSTFNGVQANRIVRLNLDGSVDNSFNVGSGANSDIISIRYNANTNKIVVGGTFTSFNGKAASGINLLNADGSNVTTFTGQPITGGITNFVGQLNNGKIIVSGSFNKYGDYLRQGFMVLEANGQLAVGYNNTGGFQGAIYDMIETSVATGSQVILVGDILRFNGVLPHNIIRLNFAN, from the coding sequence ATGTTAACTAACATAAAATATAAATTTAAGCTGTTTTTGTTCGGGACAATATGCTTAACAACAGCGTTTGTTTCTTGCAAGAAGGAAAAGGGCATTGGCGAAGATCCTTACGCTGGAGGTAAGAAACCATTGGATCTTACTTTCGTTTCCAAAACAATCGAACCAGATGTTGTAAATGCAGGAGATGTTTTAACGGTAAGGGTAAAAGGCCTGAGTAAATACATCAACGATTTTAAAGTATATGTAAATGAAATAGAAGCTGAGGTGGTTACTGCATCTACCAACGATAGTACCTTAACTTTCAAAGTTCCACTAACGGCCAGTACTGGTAGTATGTGGATTACCTCACAGGGGCAAAGCTTTTTCGGACCGATTGTTAAAGTTGGTGGTAAAGTGAGTGTTGACGCCAGCTGGAAAGTAATTAACGGCGCAACAAATAACAGCAACAATGGCTTTAGCCTTAGTACCATATACGATATTGAGGCTTTACCTGGTGGCAACTATTTTCTGGGGGGTGCTTTTAACGACTTTGAGTTAAATGGAACAGAAAAATTACCCATTGGTGGCATTGCACAGATTTTAGGCAATGGAGCTTACTCCACCAGTGGTGTTAATTTTGGAAAAGGAGCTGGCGGTGCAGATAAATCAATCTATTCTATTACCCGCATCCCAACCGGATCACAAGCGGGTAAATACATCATTGGTGGTAGTTTTACCAGCTTTAACTCTACACGCATCAACCGCCAGACTTTAAATAATGTGGCCCGCTTAAATAGCAATGGAACATTAGATAGTCTGATCCTCAGGAATGTAATTAATCCTAAACCTCAGGAAACCTATAAAAATGGCGATACCATTTCAGCCTTTAATGCAGGTGTTGATGGCTTTATTAGAAAAACCTTTGTATTTAATGAGCAGGTTTACCTTGTGGGTAACTTCAATAATTATAAGCGTATGTATTTGCCAAACTCCAGTTATGATGAAAAAGTGTACGATTATACACGTATGCGCCAGGTAGTAAGGGTAAATATGGATGGTTCGATGGATTCTACTTTCCATTATAACAAATCGACCCGTCAAAGTGCGATAGGTGCTAATGGCGTAATTTTAGATGCCATGATGCAGAATGATGGAAAGCTGATCCTGGTGGGTACATTTAGTACTTTTAATGGTGTACAGGCCAATAGAATTGTAAGATTAAACCTTGATGGCAGCGTAGATAACAGTTTTAATGTAGGTTCTGGTGCCAATAGCGATATTATTTCAATTAGGTATAATGCTAACACGAATAAAATTGTGGTAGGAGGTACTTTCACCAGTTTTAACGGTAAAGCTGCATCTGGTATTAATCTGTTAAATGCTGATGGCTCTAATGTAACAACCTTTACCGGTCAGCCCATTACAGGGGGTATTACCAATTTTGTGGGGCAGCTTAACAATGGGAAAATTATTGTAAGTGGTTCCTTTAATAAATATGGCGACTACCTGCGCCAGGGCTTTATGGTTTTAGAAGCCAACGGGCAGCTAGCAGTAGGGTACAACAATACCGGTGGTTTTCAGGGAGCAATTTACGATATGATAGAAACTTCAGTTGCTACAGGTTCACAGGTTATTTTAGTAGGCGATATCCTTCGTTTTAATGGCGTCTTACCACACAATATCATACGCCTAAATTTTGCTAATTGA
- a CDS encoding M60 family metallopeptidase — MKFNQLTKIFGLSLLVVFTACKKYGYEVPDGYPDDSQNVAEGTIDTNMKLIDKSMYAKARVFPGLVDQSEPRVKDAQFTLDLNFTDQTAQNLRISVAPSPQYSTGYYAAPGELIKLVVPAGVDGLTVQIGAHTDNLAGKSPLLRDPVIYNRKKLVAGVNYIRNLYGGHIYILATFAYANPVTFTITGAVVSPDFILGQTSDADWVAKVKASQVPWLELRAKSVIFTIPRDKVLATFNSNEPFTNPTAVFTKWNDVFALDYNAWMGLSDNAPDIRDRSPQSQWRGVLDIQLSLGYGHNGFPFVGLNDSYWFASFTSLNSITTSSGQWGTYHEFGHNCQQPNVWSWSTLGETTNNLFSFKVANRIGANYNILHPAVSSGFPKAIAYASGTGTKNFDTDAAMNTVDEAPFMKMTPFVQIFEKYGYGAMTYLYTEARHADRLNTNDITKHNFVYEKLSDYAKIDFAPFFDAWGISISDAVVAKVSAKYPILASQVWTYNPLNKTGGTSVISFAPSVTVSSNQSNEGSPAAMLDNNTATYWHSQYSPAPTAAQGYPYTIVYSENKRMSVKGMYFVPRNSTAQRVKNIEILVSSDNVNFTSVGTTQIPNAFARYEFTFPNGPVFNKFFKVILKDGWNSPVASFPYAAMAELGVIK, encoded by the coding sequence ATGAAATTTAATCAATTAACTAAAATATTTGGCCTATCTCTTTTAGTAGTATTTACTGCTTGTAAAAAGTATGGCTATGAAGTTCCGGATGGATATCCTGATGATTCGCAGAACGTAGCTGAAGGAACCATTGATACCAACATGAAACTGATCGATAAATCGATGTACGCCAAGGCAAGGGTATTTCCCGGTTTGGTAGATCAATCAGAGCCAAGGGTAAAAGATGCTCAGTTTACATTGGATTTGAATTTTACCGATCAAACTGCACAAAATTTAAGAATTTCTGTTGCTCCATCACCACAATACAGCACAGGCTATTATGCTGCTCCAGGTGAGTTGATCAAACTTGTGGTCCCGGCAGGGGTTGATGGTTTAACCGTACAGATTGGTGCACATACCGATAACCTGGCTGGTAAATCTCCATTGCTACGCGATCCGGTGATATATAACAGAAAAAAACTGGTTGCCGGGGTAAATTATATCCGTAACCTTTACGGTGGTCATATTTACATTTTGGCTACTTTCGCTTATGCTAACCCAGTTACTTTTACCATTACGGGTGCTGTGGTATCGCCCGATTTTATTTTGGGCCAAACCAGCGATGCCGATTGGGTGGCTAAAGTAAAAGCTTCGCAAGTACCCTGGTTAGAGCTAAGAGCTAAAAGTGTTATTTTTACCATTCCTAGAGACAAGGTATTGGCGACTTTTAATTCTAACGAGCCTTTTACCAATCCAACTGCTGTTTTTACTAAATGGAACGATGTTTTCGCTTTAGATTACAATGCCTGGATGGGTTTATCAGATAATGCCCCTGATATTAGAGACCGTAGCCCTCAAAGTCAGTGGCGTGGGGTACTCGATATTCAGCTTAGTTTGGGTTATGGCCACAATGGTTTCCCTTTTGTGGGTTTAAATGACTCTTACTGGTTTGCCAGCTTTACCAGTTTAAATTCAATTACAACCAGTTCTGGCCAATGGGGTACTTACCATGAATTTGGACATAACTGTCAACAACCAAACGTATGGAGCTGGAGCACTTTGGGCGAAACCACCAACAACCTGTTCAGCTTTAAAGTGGCCAATAGGATTGGGGCCAACTACAATATTCTACATCCTGCAGTATCCAGTGGTTTTCCTAAAGCGATTGCTTATGCAAGTGGTACAGGAACCAAAAACTTCGATACAGATGCAGCTATGAATACAGTAGATGAAGCGCCATTTATGAAAATGACCCCTTTTGTACAAATTTTCGAAAAATATGGCTACGGTGCCATGACTTATTTATATACAGAGGCACGTCACGCAGACCGCTTAAATACTAACGACATTACCAAACATAACTTTGTATACGAAAAACTATCTGATTATGCTAAAATAGATTTTGCGCCATTTTTTGATGCTTGGGGAATTTCTATTAGTGATGCTGTTGTGGCTAAAGTTTCTGCTAAATATCCAATTTTAGCGAGTCAGGTTTGGACATATAATCCTTTAAATAAAACTGGTGGTACTTCAGTAATTTCATTCGCGCCAAGTGTAACAGTAAGTTCCAATCAGTCTAATGAAGGTAGTCCGGCAGCCATGCTCGATAACAATACAGCAACATACTGGCATTCACAGTATAGCCCTGCACCAACCGCGGCACAAGGTTACCCATATACAATAGTATATAGCGAAAACAAAAGAATGTCTGTTAAAGGAATGTATTTCGTTCCGCGAAATTCTACAGCTCAACGGGTAAAAAATATAGAAATATTAGTGAGCAGTGATAATGTTAATTTTACAAGTGTAGGCACAA
- a CDS encoding SusC/RagA family TonB-linked outer membrane protein, translating into MKYFYSIVILLIFGLHDLALAQQQIAVTGTVYDGESKKKETMPGVSILSAGRVLGQTDGDGHYRVTVASNAEITFKYLSYITQTIKVNGRTTINLTLQGDNATLKEVTVTAGYQTKTRTLSTGSTVSISGKDIQGQPASDIMSLLQGKVAGLNIQNNTGAPGFRGSITLRGISNINVSGSGSSSFLTPTSPLFVIDGVPVDDNTNYSYGFQQAGPGVSPISQIPPEDIEDITTLKDAAATSLYGSRGAYGVILVTTKRGNSKIPVVRYSGASFFSMVPQLRSVIGGKGERLLRINQILQNDTSYTHAIDLINYNPILADSLNAYFNNSTDWQSYFYRNTFNQTHNVSISGGDVAFNYKVGLGAYDETGIQENTGYSRYNLNMNMQYNPTPKFKLYGQLQNSIQKQQVGSGNGFLNSGLATTGQASSLLPSPSLFSSQSGVLAQLQTDNDNKSLQTFATINAEYELFKNFRIATFLNYTNSTGTKDNFSPAALNGNQSKYYTYNDRATKLYNRNQFSYVYGLKDAAGEDSHTFNLFAFTEINSSFFKADAILNEKGVNDQLRGPLTNMTDYLTSLGGTIDYNDARSVAFAGAFSYNYKQKYVLDFNYRLDANSANGENARYVANPSIALKWNFNKEKFMQNVKWVDYADIRLSYGSNIQPVGGVFDAYGKYVGGNRYNNANSIILDLKRLPNLDLQPTRATTYNAGVDFSLLNNRFSFVFDTYYKQNDNIFRYKDISSANSFETVASNEISNVNYGWEFQTTARPLNPTSPFKWTISGNLAINREILAQLPDNLRDFIYYDKALQQDTYYRLGTNSLSNYLYNTKGVYSTNAQVPVDPNTGLPYRVGGTGRLNYFRAGDPIFTDLDGNYVLDGNDRVIAGNSQPQITGGFYSYLQWKNWSIEVNTSFTLVRDIINNPLGKQLQNYSNFQFASLVPLDQLNYWSAPGQNATYANPLDFVRARIIDPFRLNQTAFQEDGSYFKLNSIKVYYIFDKKFTSRFGMNRVSINATAANLGFITRYSGPNPENVTSLGRDDSGGYPSPKQFTLGLNIEF; encoded by the coding sequence ATGAAGTATTTTTACAGCATAGTAATTTTATTGATTTTTGGTTTGCACGATCTCGCCCTGGCACAGCAACAAATTGCGGTTACAGGTACGGTTTATGATGGCGAATCAAAAAAGAAAGAAACCATGCCCGGCGTAAGTATTTTAAGCGCTGGCAGGGTTTTGGGTCAAACCGATGGTGATGGCCATTACAGGGTTACCGTAGCATCAAATGCAGAAATTACCTTTAAATATTTAAGTTATATAACCCAAACCATAAAGGTAAATGGAAGAACCACCATTAACCTCACTTTACAGGGCGATAACGCTACCCTTAAAGAGGTTACCGTAACTGCAGGTTATCAAACCAAAACCAGAACTTTGTCTACTGGTTCTACCGTAAGCATTTCGGGTAAGGATATCCAAGGACAGCCTGCGAGTGATATCATGTCGCTTTTACAAGGTAAAGTTGCCGGACTTAACATTCAGAATAACACTGGCGCACCGGGTTTCAGGGGCTCCATTACTTTAAGGGGTATTTCAAATATCAACGTATCAGGTTCTGGAAGCTCAAGTTTCTTAACTCCAACTTCGCCATTGTTTGTAATTGATGGCGTACCTGTTGACGACAATACCAATTATTCTTATGGTTTTCAACAAGCAGGTCCAGGTGTATCACCTATTTCTCAGATCCCACCAGAAGATATTGAAGACATTACTACTTTAAAAGATGCTGCTGCCACATCGTTATACGGATCGAGAGGAGCTTATGGGGTTATTTTAGTAACCACCAAACGTGGTAATTCTAAAATACCGGTAGTACGTTATTCAGGGGCATCTTTCTTTTCAATGGTTCCTCAGTTACGCAGCGTTATTGGAGGTAAAGGTGAAAGGCTGTTGCGGATCAATCAGATTTTACAAAATGACACCAGTTATACTCATGCAATAGATCTGATCAATTATAATCCCATTTTAGCAGATAGCTTAAATGCTTACTTTAATAACTCAACCGATTGGCAATCCTATTTTTACAGAAATACTTTCAATCAAACTCATAATGTAAGCATTTCGGGTGGCGATGTAGCATTTAACTATAAAGTGGGCTTGGGTGCTTATGATGAAACTGGAATCCAAGAGAACACGGGTTATTCGAGGTATAACCTGAACATGAATATGCAATACAATCCTACGCCTAAATTTAAGTTATATGGTCAGTTGCAGAATTCAATCCAAAAACAACAGGTCGGCAGCGGCAATGGTTTCTTAAATAGTGGTTTAGCCACCACAGGCCAGGCCTCAAGCTTATTGCCTTCACCGTCGCTATTTTCATCGCAAAGTGGGGTATTGGCGCAGCTGCAAACCGATAACGACAATAAATCATTACAAACTTTTGCAACCATTAATGCAGAATATGAACTTTTTAAGAATTTTAGGATAGCTACTTTCTTAAATTATACCAATAGCACCGGTACCAAAGATAATTTTTCACCGGCGGCGTTAAACGGAAATCAATCTAAATATTATACGTATAACGATCGTGCCACCAAGTTGTACAACCGTAACCAGTTCTCTTATGTGTATGGTTTAAAAGATGCAGCCGGAGAAGATTCACATACCTTCAATTTATTTGCTTTTACTGAGATCAACTCGAGCTTTTTTAAAGCCGATGCCATTTTGAACGAAAAAGGAGTTAACGATCAATTAAGGGGGCCTTTAACCAATATGACCGATTACCTGACCTCACTGGGAGGAACTATTGATTATAACGATGCCAGAAGCGTTGCTTTTGCTGGTGCATTTTCTTATAACTACAAACAAAAATATGTATTGGATTTTAACTATCGTTTAGATGCCAATTCGGCCAATGGCGAAAATGCCCGCTATGTTGCCAATCCATCCATTGCATTAAAGTGGAACTTTAACAAAGAAAAGTTTATGCAGAATGTAAAATGGGTTGATTATGCTGATATCCGTTTAAGTTATGGTTCTAACATACAACCGGTAGGTGGAGTTTTTGATGCTTATGGTAAATATGTGGGAGGAAACCGTTATAATAATGCCAATTCTATCATATTGGATTTAAAAAGGTTGCCAAATTTAGATTTACAACCTACAAGAGCAACTACTTATAATGCTGGAGTTGATTTTAGCTTATTAAATAACCGTTTTTCATTCGTTTTTGATACTTATTATAAACAGAATGATAATATTTTCAGATACAAGGATATTTCAAGTGCCAATTCATTCGAAACAGTTGCTTCTAACGAAATCAGTAACGTAAATTACGGATGGGAGTTTCAAACAACCGCGCGCCCATTAAACCCTACAAGCCCATTTAAGTGGACAATATCAGGAAACTTAGCGATCAACAGAGAAATTTTAGCACAATTACCTGATAATTTGAGAGATTTTATTTATTATGATAAAGCCTTACAACAAGACACTTATTATCGCTTAGGTACCAATTCACTATCTAACTACCTATACAACACAAAGGGTGTTTACTCTACTAATGCCCAAGTGCCGGTTGATCCGAATACAGGTTTGCCTTACCGCGTAGGAGGTACTGGTCGTTTGAATTATTTTAGGGCAGGTGATCCTATTTTTACCGATCTGGATGGAAATTATGTACTTGATGGTAATGATCGGGTAATTGCTGGTAATTCTCAGCCGCAGATAACAGGAGGCTTTTATTCCTACCTGCAATGGAAAAACTGGAGTATAGAAGTGAACACTTCTTTTACCCTGGTTCGCGATATTATTAATAACCCATTAGGTAAGCAATTACAGAACTATAGTAATTTTCAGTTCGCGAGTTTGGTGCCACTGGATCAGCTGAATTACTGGAGTGCGCCTGGCCAGAATGCCACTTATGCCAATCCTTTAGATTTTGTGCGTGCACGTATTATCGATCCTTTTAGGTTAAACCAAACGGCATTTCAGGAAGATGGATCTTACTTCAAGTTAAACTCGATTAAAGTGTATTACATCTTTGATAAGAAATTTACCAGCAGGTTCGGAATGAACAGGGTAAGTATCAATGCTACTGCGGCAAACCTTGGCTTTATCACACGTTACTCTGGGCCAAATCCTGAAAATGTGACCAGTTTGGGTAGAGATGACTCAGGAGGTTATCCTTCACCAAAGCAGTTTACATTAGGTTTAAACATTGAGTTTTAA